One part of the Girardinichthys multiradiatus isolate DD_20200921_A chromosome 10, DD_fGirMul_XY1, whole genome shotgun sequence genome encodes these proteins:
- the lyrm1 gene encoding LYR motif containing protein 1: MSVLQIQQNFKARMTLSTRSAVLSLYMRVFRIARAWQAQTGIMSDTEAERKYIVQEARTLFRQNQQLTDQESIRRCIEECEARIEIGLHYRIPYPRATYLPPLGLATQKGRKLRGQQRLRKQAKPVYLQSHDET, translated from the exons ATGTCAGTTCTTCAAATACAGCAG AACTTTAAGGCCCGGATGACGTTGTCAACCCGATCTGCCGTGTTGTCTCTCTACATGCGTGTGTTTCGCATCGCCCGGGCTTGGCAGGCCCAGACTGGCATCATGAGCGACACGGAGGCTGAGAGAAAGTACATCGTGCAGGAGGCCCGTACTCTGTTCAGACAGAACCAGCAG CTCACAGATCAAGAATCAATCAGGAGGTGTATAGAAGAATGTGAAGCAAGGATAGAAATAG GTCTGCATTACAGGATCCCCTACCCAAGAGCT ACGTATCTCCCGCCTCTGGGACTGGCCACCCAGAAGGGCAGGAAGCTGCGAGGTCAGCAGCGCCTCAGGAAGCAGGCCAAACCAGTTTACCTGCAGTCACATGACGAGACCTGA